The Salvelinus namaycush isolate Seneca chromosome 1, SaNama_1.0, whole genome shotgun sequence genome has a window encoding:
- the LOC120050678 gene encoding cytochrome P450 1A1-like — translation MRLTFGIFPKDGLSMSLSGVTMALCTLTLLLVALRGRKREGAGHPKGTLPPGPTPWPLVGNLFQMGDQIHLSLTQLRLQYGDVFQMRMGSLVVVVLSGYATIRQALVRQGEAFAGRPDLFTFSAVANGTSMTFSEKYGPAWVLHKKLCKNALRSFSQAEPRGPDTTCLLEEHVCAEAAGMVEAIWERSEASEGLGLDPVVPLVMSVANVVCALCFGKRYDYNDKEFLTIVHINTEVMRIFAAGNMADFFPVFRYLPSPSLRKMVQHIRRMNSFMEHNIEEHLETFDKDCIRDITDALIALCEERQEDEDTAVLSNSQIIHTVIDIFGAGFDTIIAGLQWSLLYLIKFPDIQVKIHQEIDDHIGPSRLPRFEDKPRMPFTESFLYEVFRHTSYVPFTIPHCTTQNITLNGYFIPKDTCVFINQYQVNHDIDLWGDPDVFRPERFLGKEGLLNKDLTEKVMIFGMGKRRCLGDGFARLEMFVFLTTLLHRLCIENVPGQELDLSTDFGLTMKPRPYRISVSSRL, via the exons ATGAGGCTGACATTTGGGATATTCCCCAAGGATGGCCTCAGTATGTCCCTCTCCGGAGTCACCATGGCTCTCTGTACCCTCACCCTGCTTCTAGTGGCTCTCAGGGGCCGCAAGCGAGAGGGTGCGGGACACCCCAAAGGCACCCTGCCACCGGGGCCGACCCCCTGGCCCCTGGTGGgtaacctgttccagatgggcgACCAGATCCACCTGTCACTGACGCAGCTCCGGCTGCAGTACGGAGACGTCTTCCAGATGCGTATGGGCTCCCTTGTTGTGGTGGTGCTTAGCGGCTATGCCACCATTAGGCAGGCGCTGGTTCGGCAGGGTGAGGCTTTCGCTGGACGCCCTGACCTCTTCACCTTCTCTGCCGTGGCCAATGGCACCAGCATGACCTTCAGTGAGAAGTATGGCCCCGCCTGGGTGCTCCACAAGAAGCTCTGCAAGAACGCCCTACGCTCCTTCTCGCAGGCAGAGCCGCGGGGTCCCGACACCACCTGTCTGCTAGAGGAGCACGTGTGCGCTGAGGCAGCTGGGATGGTGGAGGCCATTTGGGAGCGATCAGAGGCGAGCGAGGGGCTAGGTCTGGACCCTGTGGTCCCGCTGGTTATGTCGGTGGCCAATGTGGTGTGTGCTCTGTGTTTCGGGAAGAGGTATGACTACAATGACAAGGAGTTCCTCACTATTGTGCACATCAACACCGAGGTGATGCGGATCTTCGCTGCAGGCAACATGGCCGACTTCTTCCCTGTGTTCCGCTACCTGCCGAGCCCGTCCCTGCGTAAGATGGTCCAGCACATCAGGAGAATGAACAGCTTCATGGAACACAACATTGAGGAGCACCTGGAGACCTTTGACAAG GACTGTATACGTGACATCACAGATGCTCTGATTGCCCTCTGTGAGGAGCGGCAAGAGGATGAAGACACCGCAGTGCTGTCCAACTCCCAGATCATACACACTGTCATCGACATCTTTGGAGCAg gaTTCGATACCATCATAGCTGGTTTACAGTGGAGCCTCTTATACCTCATCAAGTTTCCTGACATCCAGGTCAAAATACACCAGGAGATTG ACGACCACATTGGCCCATCCAGACTACCTCGGTTTGAAGACAAGCCCAGGATGCCTTTTACCGAGTCCTTCTTATACGAGGTGTTCCGTCACACATCCTATGTCCCTTTCACCATACCACACTG CACCACACAAAACATCACACTCAATGGATACTTCATTCCAAAGGACACCTGTGTCTTCATCAATCAGTATCAGGTTAATCATGACAT AGATCTGTGGGGTGACCCGGACGTGTTCCGCCCCGAGCGCTTCCTGGGTAAAGAGGGACTGCTCAACAAAGACCTGACAGAGAAGGTCATGATCTTCGGGATGGGGAAAAGGCGTTGCCTGGGTGATGGGTTCGCTCGGTTGGAGATGTTTGTATTCCTGACCACACTGCTCCATCGGCTGTGTATCGAGAATGTTCCGGGACAGGAGCTGGACCTCAGTACCGACTTTGGGCTCACCATGAAGCCCCGCCCCTACAGGATCAGTGTCTCGTCACGCCTCTAG